A genomic window from Photobacterium gaetbulicola Gung47 includes:
- a CDS encoding 3-hydroxy-3-methylglutaryl-coenzyme A reductase (COG1257), which yields MPKLNLHRRDHMTTVVNDFTADELQQRLGSKFAKPEKKQPRTPYLTTKAVERRWQMLDNDEAKAQLLDGHTQEQMLCYNKNIENFIGTVKMPIGIAGPLRVNGLFAQDDFHVPLATTEAALVASYNRGSQLITQAGGASAMLLNEGVTRTPCFAFFDLAQAGQFVAWVVTQYDEFRSIAESTTRHGKLADISVNIEGNHVYLVFEYLTGDASGQNMVTISTNAVFEHILSHSPIKPLEAFLDGNLSGDKKATAQTLRGVRGKKVTAEINIDKVLIEKMLHTTPQKMAEFARMNTIGGTLSGSIGINAHYANALAAFYIACGQDAACVAESAVGITRIEVNQHGGLYASVTLPNLMVGTVGGGTSLPSQKACLDLLGLHGSGNSQALSEVCAALCLAGELSIVGAFCAGHFSRAHHKLAR from the coding sequence ATGCCAAAACTTAATCTCCATCGACGTGACCATATGACAACCGTGGTCAATGACTTCACTGCCGACGAGCTGCAGCAACGACTTGGTTCGAAGTTTGCCAAGCCGGAAAAGAAACAGCCACGCACGCCTTACCTCACGACCAAAGCGGTCGAGCGTCGCTGGCAAATGCTCGATAACGATGAAGCCAAAGCACAATTGCTCGATGGACATACACAAGAGCAGATGCTCTGCTATAACAAAAACATCGAAAATTTCATCGGCACGGTCAAGATGCCCATAGGCATCGCCGGACCGCTTCGAGTAAACGGCCTGTTTGCCCAGGATGACTTTCACGTACCACTCGCCACAACCGAAGCCGCCCTTGTTGCTTCCTACAACCGAGGATCGCAGCTTATTACCCAGGCCGGCGGGGCAAGTGCCATGCTACTCAATGAAGGGGTGACCCGAACGCCTTGCTTTGCGTTTTTTGACTTGGCACAGGCAGGCCAATTTGTAGCTTGGGTTGTTACCCAGTATGACGAATTCCGCTCTATCGCCGAATCAACTACCCGCCACGGCAAACTGGCTGATATTAGCGTCAATATCGAGGGTAACCATGTTTATCTGGTTTTTGAATACCTCACTGGCGATGCATCTGGCCAGAATATGGTCACCATTTCCACCAATGCCGTCTTCGAGCATATCTTGTCTCACTCCCCGATCAAACCACTTGAAGCCTTCCTCGATGGCAACCTGTCTGGTGACAAGAAGGCCACAGCACAGACCCTTCGCGGTGTGCGGGGCAAGAAAGTGACCGCCGAAATCAATATCGACAAAGTACTGATCGAAAAAATGCTGCACACAACCCCACAGAAAATGGCCGAATTTGCCCGCATGAACACCATCGGCGGTACATTGAGTGGCAGTATTGGTATCAACGCCCACTATGCCAATGCGCTCGCAGCTTTTTATATTGCCTGTGGCCAGGATGCCGCCTGTGTGGCTGAGTCTGCTGTCGGTATTACCCGTATTGAAGTGAATCAACACGGCGGTCTATATGCTTCTGTTACCTTACCTAACCTGATGGTGGGGACCGTCGGTGGCGGAACATCGCTACCAAGCCAAAAGGCCTGCCTGGATTTGCTTGGTCTGCACGGCAGCGGAAATTCCCAAGCGTTATCAGAAGTGTGTGCAGCCCTGTGCCTGGCCGGTGAGCTATCGATTGTTGGGGCCTTCTGCGCCGGCCACTTCTCGCGCGCTCACCATAAACTGGCTCGCTAG
- a CDS encoding hypothetical protein (COG0480) → MSFSSRLRTLIGEESISGFARRVEISEALLRKYLKGSEPSLAKANQIAMRANCSLEWLATGCGYLYRQAEVVDKPALNAAFEHVNGKKISNTEADKLLKIVTGYQYLRTHKKSDGYLDISGMATFLNVAKQKKPE, encoded by the coding sequence ATGTCTTTTTCTTCTCGCCTTAGAACGCTTATCGGCGAAGAAAGTATCAGCGGTTTTGCCCGCAGGGTGGAAATTAGCGAAGCCTTGCTCCGCAAATACCTAAAAGGCAGCGAGCCGAGTTTGGCCAAGGCTAACCAAATAGCGATGCGGGCGAATTGTTCGCTGGAGTGGCTGGCGACAGGCTGCGGCTATCTCTACCGCCAAGCCGAAGTTGTCGATAAACCGGCGCTCAATGCCGCTTTTGAGCATGTAAACGGTAAAAAGATCAGCAATACTGAAGCAGATAAACTGTTAAAAATTGTGACTGGCTATCAATACCTCCGAACTCATAAAAAATCTGATGGTTATTTAGATATCAGCGGGATGGCAACATTCCTCAATGTCGCAAAACAAAAAAAACCTGAATGA
- a CDS encoding 23S rRNA methyltransferase has translation MRAAGCYRVDSVKYTGNRYGYAAKFHTDTKDITDKIPLTNVESLLDDLPADTKIVCVELAEGATALPAFEHPENALYVFGPEDGTIAQEVVDQADAVVYVPTVGCMNLAATVNVLLYDRLAKAENVIMGDELIRQSRDNRNRLIVKK, from the coding sequence ATGCGGGCAGCGGGCTGCTATCGTGTCGATTCTGTGAAGTATACGGGTAACCGCTACGGTTATGCGGCTAAATTCCATACGGACACCAAAGACATTACAGATAAAATCCCACTGACCAACGTAGAATCGCTACTTGATGATTTACCTGCCGATACCAAAATTGTTTGTGTCGAACTTGCAGAAGGCGCGACAGCCCTACCAGCGTTCGAGCATCCTGAAAATGCTTTGTATGTCTTTGGCCCCGAAGACGGCACAATTGCCCAGGAGGTTGTTGACCAAGCCGATGCTGTTGTCTACGTTCCTACCGTCGGCTGTATGAACCTAGCCGCAACGGTCAACGTACTGCTTTATGATCGGTTAGCAAAAGCGGAAAATGTAATTATGGGTGATGAGCTTATCCGACAGAGTCGAGATAACCGAAATAGGCTAATTGTCAAAAAATAA
- a CDS encoding putative oxidoreductase, aldo/keto reductase 2 (COG4989) codes for MVAKVELIPSGQKFSELVQGYWRLADWRMNPQERLSFLKQHIELGVTTVDHADIYGNYSCEQLFGEALALDPSVREHIEIVTKCDINLCSDLVPERKINHYDTSKQHIVNSVNNSLSRLQVENIDVLLIHRPDVLMDADEVAEAFAELKQQGKVNHFGVSNFTPSQFELLQSRLDAPLVTNQVEINPLNFDVAHDGTLDQLQMKRIKPMAWSCLGGGAIFSGQSEQQVRVRHELDVIREEVGAQSIDQVIYAWVRRLPSNPLPIIGSGKIERVQAAVEALDINLTREQWYRVWVASKGHGVP; via the coding sequence ATGGTGGCAAAAGTTGAACTCATCCCTAGCGGGCAGAAGTTTTCTGAATTAGTTCAAGGGTATTGGCGTCTTGCAGACTGGCGGATGAACCCGCAGGAGCGATTGAGCTTTCTAAAGCAACATATTGAGCTGGGTGTCACGACCGTGGATCATGCCGATATATACGGCAACTATAGCTGCGAGCAGTTGTTCGGTGAAGCACTGGCGCTTGATCCGAGCGTGCGCGAACACATTGAAATTGTGACCAAGTGCGATATCAATCTGTGCTCGGACCTTGTGCCAGAGCGCAAAATCAATCACTACGATACCAGCAAGCAGCATATCGTTAATTCGGTGAACAATTCATTGTCTCGCCTCCAGGTCGAGAATATCGATGTCTTGCTGATTCACCGTCCGGATGTGCTGATGGATGCGGACGAAGTTGCTGAAGCCTTTGCTGAGCTCAAGCAACAAGGCAAGGTAAACCACTTTGGTGTGTCAAATTTCACCCCTTCGCAGTTCGAGTTGCTGCAATCTCGTTTGGATGCCCCTCTGGTGACAAACCAGGTGGAGATTAACCCGCTGAACTTTGACGTTGCCCACGACGGCACGCTAGATCAACTGCAGATGAAGCGCATTAAACCTATGGCGTGGTCATGCTTGGGGGGCGGTGCGATTTTCTCAGGCCAGTCGGAGCAGCAAGTCCGAGTGCGCCATGAACTGGATGTCATTCGAGAAGAAGTCGGGGCGCAGAGTATTGATCAGGTGATCTACGCCTGGGTAAGACGTCTGCCATCGAATCCGCTTCCGATTATTGGTTCAGGTAAAATCGAACGCGTGCAAGCTGCGGTGGAGGCACTGGATATCAACCTGACTCGGGAGCAGTGGTATCGCGTGTGGGTTGCCTCGAAAGGTCATGGTGTGCCATAG
- a CDS encoding HTH-type transcriptional regulator, DeoR-family (COG1349) — protein MIPAERQRTILTLLGNQEVISISELTHQLDVSHMTIRRDIAKLESDGRVMSVSGGVQLTETIHTELSHDVKINQHRNEKADIGFYAAQLIKPNTTVYLDAGTTTLEIAHQLNHRDDLLVITNDFAIACYLMNHSECSIYHTGGKVDKGNQSCVGQQATHILREMNIDLAFVSTSSWNQRGISTPSEEKVLVKKAIIASSRQSYLVSDSSKYGKVATFHAIDMECFDKVITDSEFPSSCIEDLNERGITVEVV, from the coding sequence ATGATTCCGGCAGAACGACAACGAACGATCCTGACTTTGTTGGGTAATCAGGAAGTCATCAGCATCAGTGAATTGACTCATCAGCTTGATGTATCTCATATGACGATCCGACGTGATATCGCCAAGCTAGAGTCGGACGGGCGCGTTATGTCGGTATCGGGTGGGGTTCAACTGACCGAAACTATTCACACCGAACTCTCACATGATGTGAAAATTAACCAGCACCGAAATGAAAAGGCCGATATTGGGTTCTATGCGGCGCAGCTGATTAAGCCGAATACAACAGTGTATCTGGATGCAGGAACCACAACACTGGAAATCGCCCATCAGCTAAATCACAGGGACGATCTCTTGGTGATCACCAACGATTTCGCCATCGCCTGCTATTTGATGAACCATTCCGAGTGCAGTATCTACCATACTGGTGGCAAGGTGGACAAAGGAAACCAGTCCTGTGTCGGGCAGCAAGCAACCCATATATTGCGGGAGATGAATATTGATTTGGCGTTTGTTTCGACATCGTCATGGAATCAGCGTGGCATCTCGACCCCAAGCGAAGAGAAAGTGTTGGTGAAGAAGGCGATTATTGCTTCCTCGCGACAAAGCTATTTGGTGAGCGATTCTTCCAAATACGGTAAGGTAGCAACTTTCCATGCTATAGATATGGAATGCTTTGACAAAGTGATCACTGATAGCGAATTCCCTAGCAGTTGCATTGAAGATCTCAATGAGCGGGGAATAACGGTCGAAGTTGTCTAA
- a CDS encoding putative ATP-dependent protease LA-relatedprotein (COG1067) — translation MTIQTLSSDKLYRASELNGLPEGCKSTKNLTPLDEIVGQERAQKAVEFAMSIKEKGYNIYAIGRNGLGKRTMVLRYLNRHDPNGNGNPLYDWCYVANFDETRSPKVLKLPAGSGHAFKKDIEKLMTRLVKALPLAFDNEMYYSRSEKLKNQLTDKQESALLTLTKEAKEHSVSLSVTTTGEYQLVALNGEEPHTEETFAKLTEKEQAAFENTINELERQLRDIVRQLTELEEEFSDKIQKLNEEVALDVVSHFIKTLKEEYKPLPEVIAYLKAMQADILENLDIFLEESEEQVALAYAALDKKMPRRYQVNVLVSQDGSKFPIVVEESPNYHSIFGYVENATYKGTVFTDFSLIRPGSLHRANGGVLLMDAVKVLERPYVWDGLKRALRSRKLSVSSLEKEVTLSGTISLDPEPIPLTVKLILFGDYQTYQLLQHYDPEFSELFRVTADFEDEMNRTDESEAQYAKFISSIVNDNKMLHCDRKAIGRIVEYSSRQADDQNKLSLHSADIANLLRESNYVAKSSNATMIRANHVELALSNQELRVSRLKDHVMQTFTNGTTLIDTVGEVIGQVNGLSVISTSDYQFGSPNRITATTSYGEGGVFDIERSVDLGGRIHSKGVMILSAYLASVFGRNKRIPLTTHLTFEQSYGGVDGDSASMAELCAIVSAFSQMPIRQDVAITGSMNQFGAAQPIGGVNEKIEGFFDVCAIKGRTPGQGVIIPQSNVHNLMLRKDIVDAVDKGEFNIWAISHVTEAIEILIGQVAGQAGLDGIYPVDSVLGQAQLKLNALR, via the coding sequence ATGACTATTCAAACGCTTAGCAGTGATAAACTGTATCGCGCCTCAGAACTAAATGGCTTGCCTGAAGGTTGTAAGTCGACCAAGAATCTCACCCCGCTTGATGAGATTGTCGGGCAAGAGCGTGCCCAGAAGGCCGTTGAATTTGCCATGTCTATCAAGGAGAAGGGGTACAACATCTATGCTATTGGCCGTAACGGCCTTGGCAAGCGCACTATGGTGTTGCGCTACCTCAATCGCCACGATCCTAACGGAAATGGTAATCCTCTATACGACTGGTGTTACGTCGCCAACTTTGATGAAACTCGTAGCCCCAAGGTTCTAAAACTACCTGCTGGCAGTGGTCATGCTTTTAAAAAAGATATTGAAAAGCTGATGACCCGCTTGGTTAAAGCTCTGCCTCTGGCTTTTGATAATGAAATGTATTATAGCCGCTCGGAAAAACTGAAAAATCAGCTGACGGATAAGCAAGAAAGCGCGCTGTTGACGCTCACTAAGGAGGCTAAAGAGCACAGTGTCAGTTTGTCGGTAACAACGACGGGGGAGTATCAGCTTGTTGCCCTCAACGGCGAAGAGCCACACACCGAAGAAACGTTTGCCAAGCTTACGGAAAAAGAGCAAGCCGCTTTTGAAAACACCATCAATGAGCTGGAACGCCAGCTGCGGGATATTGTTCGTCAACTGACTGAATTGGAAGAAGAGTTTTCCGACAAGATCCAGAAGCTCAATGAAGAAGTCGCGCTCGATGTCGTGTCGCATTTTATCAAGACCCTGAAAGAAGAATATAAACCGTTGCCAGAGGTTATCGCCTATTTGAAAGCGATGCAGGCTGATATTCTGGAAAACCTGGATATTTTCTTGGAAGAAAGTGAAGAGCAGGTTGCCTTGGCATATGCCGCGCTTGATAAAAAAATGCCTCGCCGCTACCAGGTTAATGTGCTGGTGAGTCAGGACGGCTCTAAGTTTCCAATCGTGGTCGAGGAAAGCCCGAATTACCACTCTATCTTTGGCTATGTTGAAAACGCGACCTACAAAGGCACGGTATTTACCGACTTTTCGCTGATCCGCCCGGGCAGCTTGCACCGAGCCAATGGTGGTGTTTTGTTGATGGATGCGGTGAAAGTGTTGGAGCGCCCTTATGTATGGGATGGGCTCAAACGCGCATTGCGTTCTCGTAAATTAAGTGTGAGTTCACTGGAAAAAGAAGTGACGCTGTCGGGGACGATTTCGCTGGATCCGGAACCCATTCCACTGACCGTGAAGCTCATCTTGTTTGGTGATTATCAGACATACCAGCTTCTGCAGCATTATGATCCTGAGTTCAGTGAGCTGTTCCGTGTCACGGCTGATTTTGAGGATGAGATGAACCGCACCGATGAGTCGGAAGCACAATATGCCAAGTTCATTTCCAGTATCGTTAACGACAATAAGATGCTTCACTGTGATCGTAAGGCGATTGGCCGGATCGTCGAATATAGTTCTCGTCAGGCCGATGATCAGAACAAGCTGTCTTTGCACTCTGCGGATATTGCCAATCTGCTGCGTGAGTCTAATTATGTTGCTAAATCGTCCAATGCCACGATGATCAGGGCCAATCATGTTGAGCTTGCATTGAGTAACCAGGAATTGCGGGTCAGCAGGCTTAAAGATCACGTTATGCAAACCTTTACCAACGGTACAACCCTGATTGATACCGTCGGCGAAGTGATAGGGCAGGTGAATGGCTTGTCGGTCATTTCAACATCAGATTACCAGTTCGGCTCACCGAACCGTATTACCGCAACGACGTCCTACGGTGAGGGTGGCGTTTTTGATATTGAACGCAGTGTCGATCTTGGCGGCCGGATCCACTCCAAAGGCGTGATGATCCTATCGGCCTATCTCGCATCGGTGTTTGGCCGCAACAAGCGGATCCCGCTGACGACCCACCTGACTTTTGAGCAATCTTACGGTGGTGTCGATGGGGATAGTGCGTCGATGGCTGAGCTGTGTGCCATTGTTTCTGCCTTCTCCCAAATGCCAATCAGGCAGGATGTCGCCATTACCGGTTCGATGAACCAGTTTGGTGCCGCCCAGCCGATTGGTGGCGTTAACGAGAAAATCGAAGGCTTCTTTGATGTCTGTGCAATCAAAGGTCGTACGCCAGGCCAAGGGGTGATCATCCCTCAGTCTAATGTGCATAACCTGATGCTGAGAAAGGATATTGTTGACGCTGTCGACAAGGGTGAATTCAATATCTGGGCGATAAGCCATGTGACGGAGGCGATTGAGATCCTGATCGGGCAGGTTGCAGGCCAAGCTGGCTTGGATGGAATCTATCCGGTCGACAGTGTGCTAGGCCAAGCACAATTGAAGCTTAACGCACTCCGCTAG
- a CDS encoding putative 6-phosphogluconate dehydrogenase (COG2084), with amino-acid sequence MESQQLQSVAVIGLGSMGMGAAKSCIRAGLDTYGIDLSTDALKELEQAGAKGVSHNCADFAQVLDAVLLLVVNARQAKAVLFDNQLATQLRPGTAVMVSATISAEDAKSIEASLKEHQLIMLDAPVSGGAAKANLGEMTIMASGSEQAFTKLKPVLDATAGKVYNIGTEIGMGATVKIIHQLLAGVHIAAGAEAMALAARANIPLDLMYDVVTNAAGNSWMFENRMKHVVDGDYTPTSMVDIFVKDLNLVSDTAKDLKFPLPLASTALNMFTSASNAGFGQEDDSAVIKIFDGIELPKKEQ; translated from the coding sequence ATGGAAAGTCAACAATTACAATCAGTTGCCGTAATTGGTCTAGGCTCGATGGGCATGGGCGCTGCTAAATCTTGTATCCGTGCCGGTCTTGATACGTATGGTATCGACCTTAGCACCGACGCACTAAAAGAACTCGAACAAGCCGGTGCAAAAGGTGTTTCACACAACTGTGCTGACTTCGCCCAGGTACTCGACGCGGTCTTGCTGCTGGTCGTGAATGCCCGTCAAGCCAAAGCCGTACTGTTTGACAATCAACTTGCCACACAGCTGAGACCCGGCACTGCCGTTATGGTGTCTGCGACTATCTCAGCCGAAGATGCAAAAAGCATTGAAGCCAGTCTGAAAGAACATCAACTTATCATGCTTGATGCCCCGGTTTCTGGTGGCGCGGCAAAAGCCAACCTAGGTGAAATGACCATCATGGCGTCGGGCTCAGAACAAGCCTTTACCAAGCTTAAGCCCGTACTCGATGCAACCGCAGGTAAAGTTTACAACATTGGTACCGAAATCGGCATGGGTGCAACTGTCAAGATCATCCACCAGCTGCTTGCAGGCGTTCACATCGCGGCAGGGGCTGAAGCCATGGCGCTCGCTGCCCGTGCCAATATCCCTCTGGATTTAATGTACGACGTGGTAACCAATGCCGCGGGAAATTCATGGATGTTTGAAAACCGCATGAAGCATGTTGTTGATGGCGACTACACCCCAACGTCAATGGTCGATATCTTCGTGAAGGATCTCAACCTTGTCTCTGATACTGCCAAAGATCTGAAATTCCCACTTCCACTTGCCTCCACCGCGCTGAACATGTTCACCAGCGCCAGCAATGCAGGTTTTGGTCAGGAAGACGACAGTGCTGTCATCAAGATTTTCGATGGCATCGAACTGCCTAAGAAGGAGCAATAA
- a CDS encoding hypothetical protein (COG1409) codes for MQNNTWKRSFIAMSIIATLAGCNSSSSEDSGKTSPKPDAYLKVGLLPDTQGGGWNVAIHPMEAVLAKHHAEGVNVVIPVGDLTDNGSTKEWEQWRSVADKYREAGMEFLPVMGNHETSWAYTVEWIDNMRHFIPEDAVHMPSAEWLNYYIIRDNVLMIGLAYYNLPIAFSWIEEILAENKGKFDHVVIASHDGLVGAKYGQTREQIVQGVKDDNRLFDIHKDIRELFAKYDVIWVQGHEHMYQRSQIHARVYGSNDPGGRSNVDTLASTPSGGNYRMPSYTQIVSGNASYKGYEYRYGERELIQDVIQHKMATLKPEYDSNHYDANAAILSFDGNRVDYHAYYAPHTITRNEDGMKELEEPNWTLMDTFSRTLDRCEALIYPNSIPEGQRPVLNHIVEYKTNDCLGYDGSSARLVGGVNETFNRVDTTERTMGYNAGLTRAETMNDMMRLTYQFLFTQNKSWDPNLNSSERVVAGIPEHDQTGAEKGSVTVPATTIDMKKHVTLSWMPKTNETRSDILIVSGLQNHGGVYQNAFGGEKNIRVESGLPGSQPDGTSKRPHTRLPLTATQDWNVEDIVADKYGVQFTADAGLNAKDLVLGEQVNGVWKPLVTENCVVDVPWDGYYLVNEPVRDATCAGQPVVGYDSQYGNRWWMIAERDLEIALVKQ; via the coding sequence ATGCAAAATAATACATGGAAGCGTTCTTTTATTGCAATGTCAATTATTGCAACCTTGGCTGGTTGTAATAGCTCTTCTTCTGAGGATTCTGGTAAAACCTCACCAAAACCGGATGCATATTTAAAAGTCGGGCTTCTCCCTGATACACAAGGTGGTGGTTGGAATGTTGCGATTCACCCGATGGAAGCGGTTCTTGCCAAGCACCATGCTGAAGGGGTTAATGTAGTAATTCCTGTTGGAGACCTGACAGATAATGGTTCTACCAAAGAATGGGAACAGTGGCGGTCGGTAGCGGATAAATATCGCGAAGCGGGTATGGAGTTTCTGCCAGTGATGGGTAACCACGAAACGAGCTGGGCTTATACCGTAGAGTGGATTGATAATATGCGTCACTTCATCCCAGAAGATGCTGTACATATGCCTTCAGCAGAGTGGCTTAACTATTACATCATTCGCGACAATGTCTTGATGATAGGTTTAGCCTATTATAATTTGCCGATTGCGTTTAGCTGGATTGAAGAGATTCTTGCAGAAAATAAAGGTAAGTTTGACCATGTAGTGATCGCTAGCCACGATGGACTTGTTGGCGCAAAATATGGCCAAACCCGTGAGCAAATTGTTCAAGGTGTCAAAGATGACAATCGCCTGTTTGATATCCACAAGGATATTCGTGAACTATTTGCAAAGTATGACGTGATTTGGGTACAGGGTCACGAGCATATGTATCAGCGTTCTCAAATCCATGCACGTGTATACGGTTCGAATGACCCTGGCGGTCGCAGCAATGTCGACACTTTAGCTTCTACACCTAGTGGTGGGAACTACCGTATGCCTTCATACACCCAGATTGTAAGTGGTAACGCCTCGTATAAAGGATATGAATATCGCTATGGTGAGCGTGAGCTGATCCAGGATGTTATTCAGCACAAAATGGCCACGTTGAAACCTGAGTATGACTCAAACCATTATGATGCCAACGCGGCGATTTTGAGTTTTGATGGTAACCGTGTTGATTATCATGCTTACTATGCCCCTCATACTATTACCCGTAATGAAGATGGCATGAAGGAACTTGAAGAGCCGAACTGGACATTGATGGATACCTTCAGTCGTACGTTGGATCGTTGTGAAGCGCTTATTTACCCGAACTCGATTCCTGAGGGGCAGCGTCCAGTACTCAATCATATTGTTGAATACAAAACCAACGATTGTCTGGGCTATGATGGTTCTTCGGCGCGTTTGGTCGGTGGTGTAAATGAAACCTTCAACCGGGTTGATACAACAGAACGTACAATGGGCTACAACGCAGGTCTGACACGTGCAGAGACCATGAATGACATGATGCGCCTGACTTATCAGTTCTTGTTCACGCAAAACAAATCATGGGACCCGAACTTAAACAGTAGTGAACGTGTAGTAGCAGGTATTCCTGAACATGATCAAACTGGTGCTGAGAAGGGCTCTGTGACTGTTCCTGCCACGACAATTGATATGAAGAAACATGTAACGTTGAGCTGGATGCCAAAAACCAACGAGACTCGCTCTGATATTTTGATCGTCAGTGGTTTGCAGAATCACGGTGGTGTCTACCAAAATGCTTTTGGTGGTGAAAAGAACATTCGAGTAGAGTCAGGTTTGCCAGGCTCGCAGCCAGACGGTACGTCAAAAAGGCCACATACTCGACTACCTTTAACAGCGACCCAAGACTGGAATGTCGAGGACATTGTCGCTGATAAATATGGCGTACAGTTCACTGCGGATGCTGGTTTGAATGCTAAAGATCTGGTACTCGGAGAGCAAGTTAACGGTGTCTGGAAGCCGTTGGTCACAGAAAACTGTGTGGTTGATGTGCCATGGGATGGGTACTACTTGGTTAATGAGCCTGTCCGTGATGCAACTTGTGCTGGCCAACCGGTTGTGGGCTACGATAGTCAATATGGTAATCGCTGGTGGATGATTGCTGAGCGTGACTTGGAAATTGCCCTTGTTAAGCAATAA
- a CDS encoding hypothetical protein (COG2510) produces MRYAFFSGKLAAAIPIIIWISVFRYTTAEVSISPMYKTLVPPFLRNSIFSQLPVGLRYMLLSALGFALMAACVKLVSSTGMPIFQIVAARAFISLIISYLDIKRKKIPVWGNNKPLLVARGTVGTLGLICVYYAIAHLPLAEATILQYLHPVFTAVLALLFLKERIQLSTIACIVLSIIGLIITVKPNMLASSAVELPTFAVSIAMLGAFFSAVAYTIVKRLSRSEDSSVIVFYFPFIALPLSLTLLGGEIQIPTLFEAALLLLVGIFTQIGQVCLTKAMQTEAASKATAYSYIQVVFSILLGAFLFNELPSVWTLLGGSLIIVGTLINIFGSQRAAPSK; encoded by the coding sequence ATGCGTTATGCATTTTTTTCAGGCAAACTTGCAGCAGCGATTCCCATTATCATTTGGATCAGCGTTTTTCGCTACACCACAGCTGAGGTTTCAATTTCACCAATGTACAAAACCCTTGTCCCACCATTCCTTAGGAACTCCATCTTCAGCCAACTCCCTGTCGGGCTGAGGTATATGCTGCTTTCAGCACTTGGCTTTGCCCTGATGGCCGCTTGTGTCAAGCTGGTCAGCAGCACGGGAATGCCTATCTTCCAAATTGTAGCCGCAAGGGCGTTTATCTCACTCATAATCAGCTACCTCGACATCAAGCGCAAAAAAATCCCGGTGTGGGGTAACAACAAGCCACTCTTAGTCGCGAGGGGTACCGTCGGTACACTGGGACTGATCTGTGTCTACTATGCGATTGCCCATTTGCCGTTGGCTGAAGCAACGATCCTACAATACCTGCATCCGGTATTTACCGCTGTACTGGCACTGCTCTTCCTTAAAGAACGGATCCAACTGTCAACCATTGCCTGTATTGTGCTGAGCATCATTGGTCTCATCATTACCGTGAAACCCAATATGCTTGCCAGTAGCGCGGTTGAACTTCCTACTTTTGCCGTCAGTATCGCCATGTTGGGTGCATTTTTCAGTGCGGTTGCCTATACCATTGTCAAACGCTTGAGCAGAAGCGAGGACAGCTCGGTCATCGTTTTTTACTTTCCGTTCATCGCTCTGCCGTTGTCTCTTACCCTGCTGGGTGGCGAAATCCAAATACCAACATTGTTCGAGGCCGCCTTGTTATTGTTGGTTGGTATCTTCACCCAAATTGGCCAAGTCTGCTTGACCAAAGCCATGCAAACCGAAGCGGCAAGCAAGGCTACCGCCTACTCCTACATTCAAGTGGTCTTTTCGATCCTGCTCGGCGCATTCCTATTTAATGAGCTGCCTTCAGTCTGGACGCTACTGGGCGGCAGCTTGATCATTGTCGGTACGCTTATAAACATTTTCGGTAGCCAGCGTGCGGCGCCGAGTAAGTAG